From Penaeus chinensis breed Huanghai No. 1 chromosome 29, ASM1920278v2, whole genome shotgun sequence:
gtgagaAATGACTGGCAATAAGGAAACTTTCTGCCTAAAGTCCAGAACGTATTAACTGGGGCATTAACTATGGTATATGTGTTTTCGAGGAACAAAGACCCAGAATGCGTAGGCGGCTCCCCTACAAATCGTGAGTTGTTTCATACCGTTATTTTGCCGGGAAATACGAGGGATGGAAACACACTGTTTATAAGATCTAGTTGCCGGGATGtggtaaatacaaaaaataataatgaagatcgaTCTGTTTTGCCTGGCATTCGCATTACacggataactttttttttttttttttttttttttgggggggggggggagattaggggCTGAGAAGACTGAGTTGTGAATTTTACATGAAACAAGAGGTAGATACATGCAAACTTGGTGGAGGTGTCAGAAGAGGCTGCACATTTTCCTGCCATTTTAATTACCTACTAAAACGAGGAGGATGATAGCAGGACTTGATAATGTCAAGGAAGGTGTACAAGTGGAAGGTAATTTATTATGAGATAAAGGGTTTGCACTTGACAGGataacaaaaactgaaaaaaagtgaaaagggagataatatACAGGCCAAATGAGGTGTCATAAGAATATCACACAGAGGTCAGTGTGAAGACAAAGGTAATATCCAGAAAAGTTGGAGGACTTGTAGAATTCACTCTACATTGTGAAATAATTGAGTTGGAGAAAAAAAGGGTAGCTTTTAACAGTCAGAGTATAAAGAGACTGTCGACAACAGTGGTTTGGAGCGTTATTTCATATGGAACAGATATATTGACAAATAGAATTAGAACATATTTTTTGGAATGTGCCGTAGATGTACCTTATATGAGTGTGCATTCAGTTGAAATCATTGACGATAGATATGGAAGTAGAGAAACAGTataataaacagagagaatgTAAAGATATTTGAACGAATAGAAGTACGTCCGTGTGtagaagtgagtgtgtgagagtgtaagatggaaagaaagacgggggggatggagagagcggagggaaaaaaatacaaactggtAACTGCGTGAGTCCTTGTGGAGGCGAGCTATAAATACTCGGAAAAAGGTGGAGAGCGATAcagttcattttcttcctcctcgtttccAACAGCAAATCAAAATCATAATGGCTCTGAGTGCTCTGGTAAGCCCTATTAATGATAACGTTTTTACATACACTAGTGTTGTGTGAAATTATGTATTTTCCAAGTATTTTCAGATCTTCAATAGATATTTAGGAAATGTGTAACATTCAAATGAGATGTTTAGCATAATAAGCAATTTGTTTTAATATATcgtcttgatttatatatatatatatatatatatatattatagatagccATCTTAATATGCGAATGAGATTAATAAACTTACTTGTACTGTATTTCAATGaccgtatagatagatatgagtattCGCGTACTACATTTAAACAGCTGCCCCCGTGGTTGGCCTTACCTGATATATCCCCGACAATTGTTTAAAATTTGACCATTTCCTTCCATGCTTTCCTGTAGATGAAGTCAGCCGTTGTGCTGGGAGTGATGTACGGAGCTGTGGCTGACGGAGGCTACGGCTCTCACGGAGGAGGCTTTGGAGGCGGTGTTTccggaggcgtaggaggaggctTCGGAGGAGGAAGCCACGGCGGCTTTGGAGGAGGCCTcggcggaggcggaggccacGGCGGCTACGGTGGAGGTGTTGGCGGCGGCAGCGTCGTCCCAGCGATTCTGGTCGGAGTCGGCGTCCTCCCCTCGGTCGGAGGCGGctacggcggcggtgccgtcgGAGGCCACGGCGGAGGCGCTGGAGGCTTCATCGGAGGCGGCAGCAGTGTAGGAGGTTCCTTTGGAGGCGGATTCGGAAACTCCGTCGGAGGCGGTGTGGGAGGCGGATTCGGAAGCCACGGGTCTTCCGGACACGTCAGCGGCGGATACGGCGGGAAATAAAGACTTAATTAATGAAGGAataaatattttatgatatactTTATGAACTTTATTTAGCCAGCTTAAAGTTTTGATTCTTGTTTTTTATGAAGGAAAGAGAATCGTCACAGTAGATACTGACAAAATATCAGTTAAGAAGTtcgtggcggtgatgatgataataaaaattattctaCTAATGGAATagcatgataataagaataagtaaaataatagtagtaataacagtgttcgtgattatgataattgtacaagcatcaacaatgatgatgataacgataaacacagcaacattaaaagtaataatgataatgaaaaatgtttataatgacaaaataaagtcCAAAACATTTATCAGTTTatccctattatatatatatatatatatatacatatatatatatatatatatatatatatatatatatatatatatattcatgtatatttatggatGCGGCTTAAAGTAAGTTGTGCGTGAATAACAAATTAATTTTATGTGGGACGAGAGAATAGATATTTCAAGTTCATTCAACTTGTATTTCCACTAGTTAGAGATTTTGATTACTATTTCATCGTAAGTTATTGTAAATATCAGTATATGAAACATATACGAAGTGAGAAATTCGTGACAGCCAGGAAGAAAGCAATAGCAAATCAGTTAGTACTTTATGCCTCTATAATACTACAATATGCATTAttggtaattatgaaaaaaataatgagaacaataacgaCGATATGGTAAAATGGTAAATCAAATGaataacgcacacatatattcatacatatatgtgtctgtgtgtgtgtgtgtgtgtgtgtgcgtgcgtgcgtgcgtgcgtgtgcgtgtgcgcgtgtgtgtgtgtgtgtgtgtgtgtgaatatatatacgtatatgtatagagagatagatagatagatagatagatcatttaAACCTCGAACATCTCTCTTTACCCATATATCTATGCACTTTCCTACGTAACTATCAGtaggttttgatatatatatatatatatatatatatatttatattgatatatgtatttatttgatatatatacatatatatttatttgatatatatacatatatatttatatttatatatatatatatatatatatatatatatatatataataataatacatagatGCCTAAACatgcatcatatacatatatgtgtgtgtgtgtgtgggtgtgtgtgtcgcatgtctatatatgcatacatatgtatatatatatatatatatatatatatatatatatatatatatattaatgtatatatatcggaagcctatatatgtgtatatatatatatatatatatatatatatatatatatatatatacatatgcatgtgtatgtttatatatgcatatatatatatatatatatatatatatatatatatatatatatatatatacatatgcatgtgtatgtttatatatgcatatatacatgtatgtgtgtgtgtgtgtgtgtgcatatctatatatggatatatatatatatatatatatatatatatatatatatatatatatatatgcatatatatgtgtgtgtatcgcatatctatatatggatatatatacatacatgtatatgtatgtatacatgtacatatatatatatatatatatatatatatatatatatatatgtatttatatatatatatatatatatatatatatatactcatacatatatatatatatatatatatatatatatgtatatgtttacatatacatgtataggattataagtacatacatacacacacacacacacatacacacagccacacacccccatacacgcatgtgtgtgtgtatatatatatacatgtgtatatatatatatatatatatatatatatatatatatgtgtgtgtgtgtatatatatatatatatatatatatatatatatatatatatatatatatatatatatatatatatatatatatatatatatgtatatgtatatatatatatacatacatgcatatagatactatatacaaatatgtacatctatgcatttatatgcatatatacatgcatatatatatatatatatatatatatatatatatatatattcatatatatgtatatgtatatgcagatatttactatatacagatatgtacatctttacatttatataaacatatatatgtataaatatatatatatatgtatataaacatatatacaagatatatatacatatacttatttatatatatgcatatatatgctatatacatatatgttctatatacatatatgtatatctgtgtgcgtgtgtgtttatatatatatatatatatatatatatatatatatgtgtgtgtgtgtgtgtgtgtgtgtgtgtgtgtctgtgtactatatacgtttatgtacatctgtgtgtgtgtgtgtgtgcatatagtgcatatgcatgtatctgtgtgctGGTATTGTTTCCATCACCAATGTATCCTAAATGAAAGTACATCTTCGCTCATGAACTTTGAACTCTAACTTTTTATTTCTTGAAATCCCTGAAGATATGGAtttggaaaaaataatatattgacAAATATAGAGAGTGGAACTACACAAtcaaatagaaatatatgtgtgtgtttgagtgcaatggaggaggggagaaaaagagaaattggcAACGTAGATTTTATGTGTCCTTGTGGGAAGCAAGCTATAAATGCTCTGAAGAAGGTACTGAGCGAtagttcattttcttcctcctcgtctgcaacacaaaagaaaaatcataatggCTCTGAGTGCTTTGGTAAGCCCTTTTATTGATAATGCTTTTGAGTCTCATGTGTAAATAATTTATGTACTgagtaacattttcttttttttttaagagtattTGTTACATCTTTTGAAAATATCTTATCAGTCCAAAGTTTCTTTCATCGTCTTTTACTACCACAGATATTCTAGGCGTAAAATAATTCCTGAATTAACTTTGTAATAAAGGTAATCACATATTTGCCTACGAGTGACACATGGGATGAGATGGGAAAAACAAGAAGCCTAATTCTTTTTTTCATACCATACCATGAGTGTTTTATGGGCTACATAACATCAGAGTACCTAGGATTTGACCGTCCAAATGCATCCGTATAGGTTATTAAAACGTaatgttttatttacttgtttcctGTAGATGAAGTCAGCCGTTGTGCTGGGAGTGATGTACGGAGCTCTGGCTGACGGAGGCTACGGCTCTCACGGCGGAGGCTTTGGAGGCGGTGTTTccggaggcgtaggaggaggctTCGGAGGAGGTAGCCACGGCGGCGTTGGAGGAGGACTCGGCGGAGGTAGCTTcatcggaggaggcggaggccacGGCGGCTACGGCGGAGGCGTTGGCGGCGGCAGCGTCGTCCCAGCACGTCTGGTCGGAGTCGGCGTCCTACCCTCGGTCGGAGGCGGCTATGGCGGCGGTGCCGTCGGAGGCCACGGCGGAGGCGCTGGAGGCTTCATCGGAGGCGGCAGCAGTGTAGGAGGTTCCTTCGGAGGCGGATTCGGAAACTCCGTCGGAGGCGGTGTGGGAGGCGGATTCGGAAGCCACGGGTCTTCCGGACACGTCAGCGG
This genomic window contains:
- the LOC125040516 gene encoding glycine-rich cell wall structural protein-like, which gives rise to MALSALMKSAVVLGVMYGALADGGYGSHGGGFGGGVSGGVGGGFGGGSHGGVGGGLGGGSFIGGGGGHGGYGGGVGGGSVVPARLVGVGVLPSVGGGYGGGAVGGHGGGAGGFIGGGSSVGGSFGGGFGNSVGGGVGGGFGSHGSSGHVSGGYGGK
- the LOC125040509 gene encoding glycine-rich cell wall structural protein-like, which encodes MALSALMKSAVVLGVMYGAVADGGYGSHGGGFGGGVSGGVGGGFGGGSHGGFGGGLGGGGGHGGYGGGVGGGSVVPAILVGVGVLPSVGGGYGGGAVGGHGGGAGGFIGGGSSVGGSFGGGFGNSVGGGVGGGFGSHGSSGHVSGGYGGK